One Microtus pennsylvanicus isolate mMicPen1 chromosome 10, mMicPen1.hap1, whole genome shotgun sequence genomic window, GTCCCatggtagaggtcagaggacaactttgggagtCACTTCTCCCTTCCCAGCATGGTTTccaagattgaactcaggttgtcaggcttgcataGTAAGCACCTTACACTGAACCAGCTCATTGGCCCTTCTCTCAGTCTTTAACTGATGACTGTAGGTGGAAGTTTCTATCTTGCCTGGTCCCACTGacgttcagccccaaagaaacacaggggCTTATGTTGATTATAAagtatttggcctattagctcaggcttattattaactagctcttacaacttaaattaacctataattcttgtctctgtttagccacgtggcttggtatctcTCAAAAAGAcatctcatcttgtttcctctacaTCCAggtggtgactgcatctctgcctttcctcttcccagaattctcctagtctggttgtcctgcttatgcttcctgcctggctactggccaatcagcattttattaaactaatatgagtggcaaatctttacagtgtacaagagcgttatcccacagcagaagattttcttttgattttcttttctttgttttaaagacagaattGCTTTGTGTAACCCTTTGGCTGTCTTAGAAGTcgttctgtagacaaggctggccttgaactcacagagatctgcctccctctgcttcccaagtgctgggattaaagctgtgttcCACTACCAACTTTCTGATTTTTctataatttcttatttattgattttataattatattggCATACCAAACTAAATGGCATGTTTTTGATTAATAGTTTGTTTTCATCATATCAGGTAGAAGACTActaataaattaattttgaaatttttattttattagaaattatgaGTCAATCTCAAGTTCACATTTTTTGGGGTGCTCCAATTGCTCCACTGAAAATGGCGATATCACAGGGAACAACTTCCACTACCAACGCCTGGGAACAAATCCAGCTTTTGTATAAACAGCAGTCTTTACATCTGAAGGCTGAAAACCAGGAGCTTGAAAATCTGAAAGACTACCAAATCCCAGAAACTGCTGCCCTTCCAAATGTTCTTAGTGGTCACCTTTTAACAACTCATGTGACTAGGTCTGTGCAGATGGAAGATGGCTTTATCTGTTCTGCTTCTGAAACTCAGAGTATGGAGTCCCAGAAGGCTCACCCCTCAGGCCGGAGTGATATACCTGATGAGCAGATATGTGAGCTTAAGGACAGAGTTCAGCATTTACCTGAAGAAGAAAAGCTTCAGTGTGACGCTAAGAAGATTATAGATGAGCAGTCCAGAAGCCAGTCAGATCCCTGTGCTGAGGACTTTCAAGCAGATGTGTTTGCATTAGATCATAAGTGCACAGCTGGATTGGATTTGGACTGTACTGAACAGATTGACACAGGGCAGGGTGCTGTGAGAACAAAGCCTGTGCCAACTGAACatgaagggcagagtcaggaggtcTTTTCCTCTGACACGAAGTGTGAGTCAGAGTCTGAGGGGGCAGCTGGGACGGCCTCAGGCCAGAAAATATCTACAgacacagagtttctcagtaTAATGTCCTCCAGCCAGCGTGCTCTTCTAGCTCACGGGAATAATACAGGGCAAGACTGTCTAAATAAAGGGACTGTAAACATGGAGATGGAGCCTACAGGATGTCCAGAAGGAAGGCGAGCTGAAGATAATCTTGTTAAGCCCAGAGAAGATTCTGAAGAAGGATCTGAAAGTGAGCAAAGCCAGGCATATTCCCTGGAACTTTTTAGTCCTGCTTGTCCCGAATCAGAAAGCATTCACGTTCACAGAAACCTTGGAAAAAGTCTTGAAGATAATAAAAGCTCACAAAATCTTTGTAGTACTGAAGAAAACTTGCCAGCAAAGGAGGTGTGCATCGAGTTGTGTAGCTCAGGGATGCTGCGCTCTCAACTAAGTGCCTTCTGCCAGCGTGCCGCAACAGGAAGCCGGTCCTCTAAAGATATTTCCCACCATTCCAAAGCTCTTTCAGAAGTCTATCAAGTGTCCAAGAAGCCAAGGATGGATTCTAATACAAGAGAGTCAGCCAAAACAGTGCCCCGCAGGATCATGTCTGAATTTAAGGCCATTAAAAAGATATCATTAATAAAAAATTGtgactctaaaagtcagaagtATAATTGCTTAGTCATGGTGCTAACCCCATGTCATGTGAAGGAAATAAGTGTAAAATCTGGACCACATTCTGGCTCTAAAGTACCATTAGCAACAATTGTAGTAATCGATCAATCAGAAATGAAGAGGAGAGTTGTTCTGTGGAGGACTGCAGCATTTTGGGCACTTACAGTGTTTCCTGGGGACATAATTTTACTTACAGGTAAGGCCATTAAGTATAGTGGCAGCTTGCTTTGTAAAgctgtggtttttgtttcttgtctCCCAGGGTTCTTTCCTTGCCATCTGCCTACACTGGGTGTGACTGACCCTTTGTAGTGTGTGTTGCTCTCCTtactgcttcctggggctgtagtTCCCTTCTTTGGTCTGTGCTGCCTTCCCCTTCCCTGGTTGTTTCTCATAATCATCCATCATGTGATAGTTTAAGTCCTATCATGGGGCTCCTTTttgctattttgtttatttgtttgtttcgagacaggatttctctgtaatcctggctgtccgaAGGGTGGACCAGATTGACCTTAAACTCATTAATCTGACCTGCCTTTAGAGCACTGGGcttaaaagcgtgtaccacccCCGCCAGGCTTCTTTTTGCTGTTTAAGGCTCTGTTTATGTGTCTTATTAACTCCTTTGCTTTATTAGCAGTATTTTTATGAAAGGACAGTATTTCTGCCACATCACTCCAGTAATGCTGTATACATTAAACTCTTACTGAAGGAACAGACACAGATGTTGATggacttttgtttgtgttttttgtgacAATCTCCACCAGCCCAGGCTGACTTAAATTTGCTATTATATTCAGATGAGGATGACTTTGCAttcttgctctttcttcctgACTGCTCGCCAAATGTTGGAATTTTTAGAGTATTAAAGAAGTTAGGTTTTCCCAATAGTAAAGTGGTGACTGACTGGACCAGCACCTAGGTCACAATTTAAACAAGGCCATCTTATTTCAAGGTCATTCACTGATAAGTAGAAACAGTCCTGCTACCTCTGTTTTTTTCCATATCATCCATACAATTGTTTGTAAATAGTTAACATCAAGTAACTGCTggaatttatttaacatttttctatTGTAGGACAGTTAGATTATtacttttaaaggtttttttttttcttgtttatttcaagacagggtttcattgtgtggccctgactgtcctggaacttcctctatcgacaaggctagccttgaattcagagatccagctgcctctgcctcccaagtgctaggattaaaggcatgtgccaccatgccctgctctcttttttattttttgactcagAGTCTTATTCTATAACccaaactggtctcaaattcatgacagttcttctgcttctgcttcctgggtactgggattataggcatgttaCTGTACCTGGTGAAActattttgtttcacttttacCCTAAGAACCTTGGGCCACACCATGCTAGCCAACCACTCTACCTTTAAATTACATCTCTAGCCAATCATGATCTTATTTGTAGTAATACATGAACATGATATTTGGTGTATCTGACATATGAGTAATATGAAATTTCACCAACATGAAATGAAAAGCTGTTTGGAAATATCTAAAACAGCTAGCTGGTCATGGTAGTggatgcctttgattccagcactcaggaggtagagtcagtcagaactctgtgagttcaaagccagcctggtttacatagtgagttccaggacggccagagctatataatgagaccctgcctcaaatatatatatgtatagtgtgtgtgtgtgtttattccaaGGTGAacatgtggtagtttgaatagttTGACTATTCTGTGTCTAAAACCCATCTGTAATGTAACTGGCTTCACAGTAAAGTCCTGCATTGGTTAGTATTTTTATCCACTttacacaaactagagttatcacAGAAGAGGGAACTTTAGTTCAGAAAATGCCCCCATCTGATTGGCCTGTGGGTAAACCTGTGGGGCATTTTGTTGATCAAGGGTTGTTGTGGAAGGACCCAGccctttgtgggtggtgccattcctgatcaggtggtcctgagttgtataaaaaagcagactgaacaaggcaTGGAGAGTAAGCTATGGAGAG contains:
- the Shld2 gene encoding shieldin complex subunit 2 isoform X1, with translation MFYILSVHLGDSLQPAWLLEIMSQSQVHIFWGAPIAPLKMAISQGTTSTTNAWEQIQLLYKQQSLHLKAENQELENLKDYQIPETAALPNVLSGHLLTTHVTRSVQMEDGFICSASETQSMESQKAHPSGRSDIPDEQICELKDRVQHLPEEEKLQCDAKKIIDEQSRSQSDPCAEDFQADVFALDHKCTAGLDLDCTEQIDTGQGAVRTKPVPTEHEGQSQEVFSSDTKCESESEGAAGTASGQKISTDTEFLSIMSSSQRALLAHGNNTGQDCLNKGTVNMEMEPTGCPEGRRAEDNLVKPREDSEEGSESEQSQAYSLELFSPACPESESIHVHRNLGKSLEDNKSSQNLCSTEENLPAKEVCIELCSSGMLRSQLSAFCQRAATGSRSSKDISHHSKALSEVYQVSKKPRMDSNTRESAKTVPRRIMSEFKAIKKISLIKNCDSKSQKYNCLVMVLTPCHVKEISVKSGPHSGSKVPLATIVVIDQSEMKRRVVLWRTAAFWALTVFPGDIILLTDVTVYEDQWVGETVLQSTFTSQLVNLGSYSHVRPEKYSNVVTNVTLQDLLAYVSSKHSYLKDLPQRQRQKMSTVEFVELEQLQPDTLVHAVLRVVDVTVLTEALYSYRGQKQRKVVLTVEQVQGHHYVLVLWGPGAAWYTQLQRKKDCIWEFKYLFVQRNCILENLELHTTLWSSCECLFDDDTRAISFKAKFQESISSFVKTSDLATHLKDKYSGVVLIKAKVSELVFAVTAAQKIALNARSSLKHIFSSLPNITYAGCAQCGSELETDENRIYRQCLSCLPFARKKTFYRPALMTIVDGRHCTCVRVGSKMMEQILLNISPDCLNRVIVPSSEVTYGLVAADLLHSLLAVSAEPCVLKIQSLFELDENSYPLQQDFFLLDFCPDSRKTWSLGLSLRSEEDTDSIPRKE
- the Shld2 gene encoding shieldin complex subunit 2 isoform X2; the encoded protein is MFYILSVHLGDSLQPAWLLEIMSQSQVHIFWGAPIAPLKMAISQGTTSTTNAWEQIQLLYKQQSLHLKAENQELENLKDYQIPETAALPNVLSGHLLTTHVTRSVQMEDGFICSASETQSMESQKAHPSGRSDIPDEQICELKDRVQHLPEEEKLQCDAKKIIDEQSRSQSDPCAEDFQADVFALDHKCTAGLDLDCTEQIDTGQGAVRTKPVPTEHEGQSQEVFSSDTKCESESEGAAGTASGQKISTDTEFLSIMSSSQRALLAHGNNTGQDCLNKGTVNMEMEPTGCPEGRRAEDNLVKPREDSEEGSESEQSQAYSLELFSPACPESESIHVHRNLGKSLEDNKSSQNLCSTEENLPAKEVCIELCSSGMLRSQLSAFCQRAATGSRSSKDISHHSKALSEVYQVSKKPRMDSNTRESAKTVPRRIMSEFKAIKKISLIKNCDSKSQKYNCLVMVLTPCHVKEISVKSGPHSGSKVPLATIVVIDQSEMKRRVVLWRTAAFWALTVFPGDIILLTDVTVYEDQWVGETVLQSTFTSQLVNLGSYSHVRPEKYSNVVTNVTLQDLLAYVSSKHSYLKDLPQRQRQKMSTVEFVELEQLQPDTLVHAVLRVVDVTVLTEALYSYRGQKQRKVVLTVEQVQGHHYVLVLWGPGAAWYTQLQRKKENLELHTTLWSSCECLFDDDTRAISFKAKFQESISSFVKTSDLATHLKDKYSGVVLIKAKVSELVFAVTAAQKIALNARSSLKHIFSSLPNITYAGCAQCGSELETDENRIYRQCLSCLPFARKKTFYRPALMTIVDGRHCTCVRVGSKMMEQILLNISPDCLNRVIVPSSEVTYGLVAADLLHSLLAVSAEPCVLKIQSLFELDENSYPLQQDFFLLDFCPDSRKTWSLGLSLRSEEDTDSIPRKE
- the Shld2 gene encoding shieldin complex subunit 2 isoform X3 — its product is MSQSQVHIFWGAPIAPLKMAISQGTTSTTNAWEQIQLLYKQQSLHLKAENQELENLKDYQIPETAALPNVLSGHLLTTHVTRSVQMEDGFICSASETQSMESQKAHPSGRSDIPDEQICELKDRVQHLPEEEKLQCDAKKIIDEQSRSQSDPCAEDFQADVFALDHKCTAGLDLDCTEQIDTGQGAVRTKPVPTEHEGQSQEVFSSDTKCESESEGAAGTASGQKISTDTEFLSIMSSSQRALLAHGNNTGQDCLNKGTVNMEMEPTGCPEGRRAEDNLVKPREDSEEGSESEQSQAYSLELFSPACPESESIHVHRNLGKSLEDNKSSQNLCSTEENLPAKEVCIELCSSGMLRSQLSAFCQRAATGSRSSKDISHHSKALSEVYQVSKKPRMDSNTRESAKTVPRRIMSEFKAIKKISLIKNCDSKSQKYNCLVMVLTPCHVKEISVKSGPHSGSKVPLATIVVIDQSEMKRRVVLWRTAAFWALTVFPGDIILLTDVTVYEDQWVGETVLQSTFTSQLVNLGSYSHVRPEKYSNVVTNVTLQDLLAYVSSKHSYLKDLPQRQRQKMSTVEFVELEQLQPDTLVHAVLRVVDVTVLTEALYSYRGQKQRKVVLTVEQVQGHHYVLVLWGPGAAWYTQLQRKKDCIWEFKYLFVQRNCILENLELHTTLWSSCECLFDDDTRAISFKAKFQESISSFVKTSDLATHLKDKYSGVVLIKAKVSELVFAVTAAQKIALNARSSLKHIFSSLPNITYAGCAQCGSELETDENRIYRQCLSCLPFARKKTFYRPALMTIVDGRHCTCVRVGSKMMEQILLNISPDCLNRVIVPSSEVTYGLVAADLLHSLLAVSAEPCVLKIQSLFELDENSYPLQQDFFLLDFCPDSRKTWSLGLSLRSEEDTDSIPRKE